From Hyalangium ruber, the proteins below share one genomic window:
- a CDS encoding YtxH domain-containing protein, with protein MTKKLLLGAVLGALVAGTGCHRSTRENAEDKAEKAGDKVEDAADDAKDKAEDTVEKAGDKIEDATDK; from the coding sequence GTGACGAAGAAGCTTCTGCTGGGTGCGGTGCTGGGTGCGCTGGTGGCCGGGACGGGCTGCCACCGCAGCACGCGAGAGAATGCCGAGGACAAGGCGGAGAAGGCCGGCGATAAGGTCGAGGACGCCGCCGACGACGCCAAGGATAAGGCCGAGGACACCGTGGAGAAGGCTGGCGACAAGATCGAGGATGCCACCGACAAGTGA
- a CDS encoding prolyl oligopeptidase family serine peptidase, producing MARSMMKNLSQALAFPTARRDPESGYTLHGRWFDDPYAWLERLDTVESQAWIAAQEAVTHAVLRAVHGRETLRAAVDRSARYARLSPPIPAGPHGREFLWQADASDDKLKLMLRRGKDAPLETVLDPNTWASNEALVFAVPSPDGRRVAFGKAIGGTQSAVIHVLDVDTGRVLPDRPRGTSHTSLAWRPDASGFFYAACPEPGEVPEEDAEHWNAIYEHRLGSGVPARRLFGDDHEKELWCSVKISECRRFAVLYKWDYVHANVVYLLRLADDALVPVAPVMRSLNQVQVVGDTLLVQTDLDAPRGRLCVASLVAPTEWRTLIPESADTLQTVTGVGGRLYAVYSHAAAHRVRIHAEDGTYLRDLALPALGSVNRNEGEGIVSGISGAWSGGEVWVSFMSYVQPPSVYRYDYATDRLSPYHVPDVGLDASEYVTDQVWYESRDGTRVSMFLIHRKGLPRDGRQAVRLSGYGGFNISVEPRFSALNAAWLKLGGVLAFANVRGGGEYGRAWHESACKTRRQNAFDDYLAAARWLVSAGYTSPSRLASRGNSNGGLLVAVTAMQAPEAFGAVFCRAPTLDMLRFPTFGALNSATVEYGSPEDPVEGAYLSGYSPYHNVRADRRYPVIAFVSALNDRIAPPHDPLKMVARLQAEGTQGGPYFLLPLRDSGHGGGTTLTALIEQDVDELSFYCWALDVAPSTRRL from the coding sequence TTGGCCCGCTCGATGATGAAGAACCTGAGCCAGGCCCTGGCATTTCCCACGGCACGACGCGATCCGGAGAGCGGCTACACGCTGCACGGCAGGTGGTTCGACGATCCTTACGCTTGGCTGGAACGGCTCGACACCGTGGAGTCCCAGGCGTGGATCGCGGCGCAGGAAGCAGTCACGCATGCGGTGCTGCGCGCGGTACACGGACGCGAGACGCTGAGGGCAGCGGTCGATCGCTCCGCGCGTTATGCACGGCTCTCGCCGCCGATTCCCGCCGGACCGCACGGCCGCGAGTTTCTCTGGCAGGCGGACGCCAGCGACGACAAGCTCAAGCTCATGCTCCGGCGCGGCAAGGACGCGCCGCTCGAGACGGTGCTCGACCCCAACACGTGGGCGAGCAACGAGGCGTTGGTCTTCGCCGTCCCGTCACCCGATGGGAGGCGGGTCGCGTTCGGGAAGGCCATTGGCGGGACTCAGTCCGCGGTGATCCACGTGCTCGACGTCGACACGGGACGGGTGCTCCCCGACAGGCCTCGCGGTACGAGCCACACGTCGCTGGCCTGGCGACCCGACGCCTCAGGGTTCTTCTACGCGGCGTGTCCCGAGCCGGGCGAGGTGCCCGAGGAAGACGCGGAGCACTGGAACGCCATCTACGAGCACCGGCTTGGCTCGGGAGTGCCGGCCCGCCGGCTCTTCGGCGACGACCATGAGAAAGAGCTCTGGTGCTCCGTCAAGATCAGCGAGTGCCGCCGCTTCGCCGTGCTCTACAAGTGGGACTACGTGCATGCCAACGTGGTCTACCTCCTGCGCCTGGCGGATGACGCGCTCGTGCCAGTGGCTCCCGTCATGCGGTCGCTCAACCAGGTGCAGGTGGTCGGTGACACGCTGCTCGTTCAAACCGACCTCGACGCACCGCGCGGTCGGCTCTGTGTCGCGTCGCTGGTGGCGCCGACAGAGTGGCGGACGCTCATCCCCGAAAGCGCGGACACGCTGCAGACGGTCACCGGTGTGGGCGGCCGGCTCTACGCGGTCTACTCGCATGCGGCAGCGCATCGCGTGCGCATCCACGCCGAAGATGGCACCTACCTCCGAGACCTTGCGTTGCCAGCCCTCGGCTCGGTGAATCGCAATGAGGGCGAGGGCATCGTCAGCGGCATCAGCGGCGCCTGGAGCGGCGGCGAGGTGTGGGTGAGCTTCATGTCGTACGTGCAGCCGCCATCGGTCTACCGGTATGACTACGCGACGGATCGCCTGTCGCCGTACCACGTGCCCGACGTCGGGCTCGACGCGTCTGAGTATGTGACGGACCAGGTCTGGTACGAGTCGCGCGACGGTACGCGGGTCTCGATGTTCCTCATCCACCGGAAGGGGCTGCCTCGCGACGGGCGCCAGGCGGTGCGGCTGAGCGGCTACGGTGGCTTCAACATCTCGGTGGAGCCGCGTTTCTCGGCGCTCAACGCCGCCTGGCTGAAGCTGGGCGGCGTGCTCGCCTTTGCCAACGTGCGAGGTGGCGGCGAGTACGGCCGTGCCTGGCACGAGTCGGCGTGCAAGACGCGGCGGCAGAACGCCTTCGATGACTACCTCGCGGCGGCGCGGTGGCTCGTCTCGGCGGGCTACACGAGTCCCTCCAGGCTTGCCTCGCGCGGCAACAGCAATGGCGGCTTGCTCGTTGCCGTCACCGCCATGCAAGCGCCCGAGGCCTTCGGAGCCGTCTTCTGCCGTGCGCCCACGCTCGACATGCTGCGCTTTCCGACCTTCGGCGCCTTGAACTCGGCAACGGTTGAATACGGCTCGCCCGAAGACCCGGTCGAGGGCGCATATCTCTCCGGCTATTCGCCCTACCACAACGTCCGAGCCGATCGCCGGTATCCGGTGATCGCCTTCGTGTCAGCGTTGAACGATCGGATCGCGCCGCCACACGACCCGCTCAAGATGGTCGCCAGGCTCCAGGCCGAAGGCACGCAGGGCGGACCCTATTTCCTGCTGCCGCTCCGGGACTCGGGGCACGGAGGAGGCACCACGCTGACGGCGCTCATCGAACAAGACGTCGACGAACTCAGCTTCTATTGCTGGGCGCTCGATGTCGCACCGTCAACGCGCAGGCTCTAG
- a CDS encoding isocyanide synthase family protein translates to MLQTNTLDTLPTSISASILNLLLRHHRTTDLTPAPAQAFPHQLRGIAAFVSDDAPVVFTLPGFPCKSPNPDKVLGHLPDHGERLSLTFLDTLCLEIQRIHRPGARMIICSDGHIFGDLVGVPDDHIDAYTDELRTQIDRLGLERLRVFDLRDVFGDLPHPAKRAHAHNRYAPALDDVRAEVHSNDDTLALYRGITRFLVEDTHDWSGSRSALQRSCRQRAYGVIQRSRAWGNLIAEHHPNAVRLSIHPQPIGAAKFGIRLLDAPDAWTTPWHSSALCRADGTWTLMPRAKAEGLGRLVHFDGKPSHFQQD, encoded by the coding sequence ATGTTGCAGACGAACACCCTCGACACCCTCCCCACGAGCATCAGCGCGTCGATCCTGAACCTCCTCCTGCGTCACCACCGCACGACCGACCTGACCCCCGCCCCCGCGCAGGCGTTCCCCCACCAGCTGCGCGGCATCGCCGCATTCGTGAGCGACGACGCCCCCGTCGTCTTCACCTTGCCCGGCTTCCCCTGCAAGTCCCCCAACCCGGACAAGGTCCTCGGCCACCTGCCCGACCACGGAGAGCGCCTCTCCCTTACCTTCCTGGACACCCTGTGCCTCGAGATCCAGCGGATCCACCGGCCCGGCGCCCGAATGATCATCTGCTCCGACGGACATATCTTCGGTGACCTCGTCGGCGTTCCCGACGACCACATCGACGCCTATACCGACGAACTCCGCACACAGATCGATCGATTGGGCCTGGAGAGGCTGCGCGTCTTCGACCTGCGCGACGTCTTCGGCGACCTCCCGCACCCCGCGAAACGCGCCCATGCCCACAACCGCTATGCCCCCGCCCTGGACGACGTGCGCGCCGAGGTCCACTCCAACGACGACACCCTCGCCCTCTATCGGGGCATCACCCGCTTCCTCGTCGAGGACACCCACGACTGGTCTGGCAGCCGCTCCGCGCTCCAACGCTCCTGCCGGCAGCGCGCCTACGGCGTCATCCAGCGCAGTCGCGCCTGGGGCAACCTCATCGCCGAGCACCACCCGAACGCCGTCAGACTGTCCATCCACCCCCAGCCCATCGGCGCGGCCAAATTCGGCATCCGCCTCCTCGACGCCCCCGACGCCTGGACCACCCCCTGGCACTCGTCGGCCCTGTGCCGCGCGGACGGCACCTGGACCCTCATGCCGCGCGCGAAGGCCGAGGGACTCGGGCGCCTGGTACACTTCGACGGCAAGCCCAGCCACTTCCAGCAGGACTGA
- a CDS encoding cytochrome P450 family protein translates to MPRHEPMPPAEPDTLPDPVPLTGCPYKANPYLLYERMREAGPVHRVLFPSGVHAWLVTGYEAARSALNDERLGKNHDRGNERWRARASIMPEPQHSQLQVHLLHQDPPRHTRLRRFVTDAFTPRRVEQLRPRFQELADALVDGLPEYGPADLVTGFAARFPFQVLAEFIGLPPELAGRFDRDWGKVVQPVGPTDPGRPLYEARLHGLQSYIADVVAHKRKHGADDLLSRLVVACERHELTQEELSSMIFQLLVAGQEPVTNQITTALIALFRHPDQLARLRDNPDLLPRAVEELLRYDSAFELTTWRFFDRDSDLHGTRVPAGDSVIVSLCAANRDPHRFPEPDTLDFDRSPNPHLAFGYGIHFCPGAALARTELQIALGTLLARLPGLHLSIRDEDLEWIPAVLGRGTHHLPVGYGRRL, encoded by the coding sequence ATGCCCCGCCATGAACCCATGCCCCCCGCCGAGCCGGACACCTTGCCCGACCCGGTCCCTCTCACAGGCTGTCCCTACAAGGCCAACCCCTACCTCCTTTATGAGCGGATGCGTGAGGCCGGCCCGGTCCATCGCGTGCTCTTCCCCAGCGGCGTTCACGCCTGGCTCGTCACCGGCTACGAGGCCGCGCGCTCCGCGCTGAACGACGAGCGCCTCGGAAAGAACCACGACCGAGGCAACGAGCGCTGGCGGGCTCGCGCCTCGATCATGCCGGAGCCGCAGCACTCCCAGCTCCAGGTGCATCTGCTCCACCAGGACCCGCCCCGGCACACCCGCCTGCGCCGGTTCGTGACGGACGCCTTCACCCCCCGACGCGTCGAACAGCTCCGCCCTCGTTTCCAGGAACTGGCCGACGCGCTGGTCGATGGGCTACCCGAGTACGGCCCTGCCGACCTGGTCACCGGCTTCGCCGCCCGCTTCCCCTTCCAGGTCCTCGCCGAGTTCATCGGTCTCCCACCCGAGCTGGCAGGCCGCTTCGACCGCGACTGGGGGAAGGTCGTCCAGCCGGTCGGCCCCACCGACCCCGGGCGACCGCTGTACGAGGCACGCCTGCACGGCCTGCAGAGCTACATCGCCGACGTCGTGGCCCACAAACGCAAGCATGGAGCCGACGACCTGCTCAGCCGCCTCGTCGTGGCCTGCGAGCGCCATGAGCTGACCCAGGAGGAGCTGAGCTCGATGATCTTCCAGCTCCTCGTCGCTGGGCAGGAGCCAGTCACCAATCAGATCACCACCGCCCTGATTGCCCTGTTCCGCCACCCCGACCAGCTCGCCCGCCTCCGCGACAACCCGGACCTGCTACCCCGCGCCGTCGAGGAACTCCTGCGCTACGACAGCGCCTTCGAGCTGACCACCTGGCGCTTCTTCGACCGGGACAGCGACCTGCACGGCACGCGCGTCCCCGCCGGCGACTCGGTGATCGTCTCCCTGTGCGCCGCCAACCGCGACCCGCACCGCTTCCCCGAGCCCGACACCCTCGACTTCGACCGCAGCCCCAACCCCCACCTCGCCTTCGGCTACGGCATCCACTTCTGCCCCGGCGCCGCCCTGGCCCGCACCGAACTCCAGATCGCCCTCGGCACCCTGCTGGCTCGGCTGCCCGGCTTGCACCTGTCCATCAGGGACGAGGACCTCGAGTGGATTCCGGCCGTCCTCGGCCGAGGAACCCACCACCTGCCCGTCGGCTACGGCCGACGCCTCTGA
- a CDS encoding cytochrome P450 has translation MPFGGEAWLLTGYAEIKQFLADPRFSSLEATEPDTARVTPLPLRPGNLLTMDPPDHTRIRRVVAKGFTMRRVDLLRDRIRDVVDAQLDLLVAQGPPADLVASLAVPLPVVMISELFGIPYSDRERFRRYSDVFVATTAYDAAEIDRSRTALEEYFQELMEQRRSSPTEDLVSALLEAMDTERLTPLEAARTGIGILMAGHETSLSMISNSCFLLLSQREHYARLVAEPSLLPTAVEELLRYIPLRSTGSFPRRAKEDVELAGVRIRKGDTVIFQRASGDRDERVFTCPEKIDLARRPNPHLGFGHGAHHCLGASLARVELSLAIEGLINRFPDLRLAVPSDEVPWKPGLIARCPARIEVTW, from the coding sequence ATGCCGTTCGGTGGTGAAGCGTGGCTGCTGACGGGCTACGCCGAGATCAAACAATTCCTGGCCGACCCGAGGTTCAGCTCCCTGGAAGCCACGGAGCCGGATACCGCCCGAGTCACCCCATTGCCGTTGCGGCCCGGAAACCTGCTCACGATGGATCCACCGGACCACACGAGGATCCGCCGCGTCGTGGCGAAGGGCTTCACGATGCGGCGGGTGGACCTGCTGCGCGACCGGATCCGTGACGTGGTGGACGCGCAACTCGACCTGCTCGTCGCGCAGGGACCCCCGGCGGACCTGGTCGCCAGTCTGGCGGTCCCGCTGCCGGTCGTGATGATCTCCGAGCTGTTCGGCATCCCCTACTCGGATCGAGAGCGGTTCCGCCGGTACTCCGACGTCTTCGTCGCCACCACGGCCTACGACGCCGCCGAGATCGACCGGTCCCGGACGGCGCTGGAGGAGTACTTCCAGGAGTTGATGGAACAGCGCCGCTCATCCCCCACGGAGGACCTCGTCAGCGCCTTGCTGGAGGCGATGGACACCGAGCGGCTGACACCGCTCGAGGCCGCTCGAACTGGTATCGGGATTCTCATGGCCGGCCACGAGACGTCGCTCAGCATGATCTCGAACAGCTGCTTCCTGTTGCTCTCCCAGCGCGAGCACTACGCCCGGCTGGTGGCCGAGCCCTCGCTGCTGCCGACGGCGGTCGAGGAGCTGCTGCGGTACATCCCGCTGCGCTCGACCGGGAGCTTCCCGCGGCGAGCGAAGGAGGACGTCGAGCTGGCCGGCGTACGGATCCGCAAGGGGGATACGGTCATCTTCCAGCGCGCGTCCGGGGATCGTGACGAGCGGGTCTTCACGTGCCCCGAGAAGATCGACCTCGCCCGTAGACCCAACCCGCACCTCGGTTTCGGCCACGGGGCGCATCACTGCCTCGGAGCATCTCTGGCCAGGGTCGAGTTGAGCCTCGCGATTGAAGGCCTGATCAATAGGTTCCCGGACCTGCGGCTCGCGGTCCCTAGCGACGAGGTGCCGTGGAAGCCCGGGCTGATCGCCCGCTGCCCCGCACGCATCGAGGTGACGTGGTGA
- a CDS encoding ferredoxin, which produces MSAGTSLPRRWRVRVTESCAGCGLCVIAADRYFHLVDDYSQAQHTEVDPDEAVIAAAELCPMNAIEVVDAETGAEVVPTH; this is translated from the coding sequence GTGAGCGCCGGAACTTCCCTGCCCCGCCGCTGGCGGGTGCGAGTCACGGAGAGCTGTGCCGGTTGCGGGCTGTGCGTCATCGCGGCAGACCGCTACTTCCACCTCGTGGACGACTACTCACAAGCCCAGCACACCGAGGTCGATCCGGACGAGGCCGTGATCGCGGCGGCCGAGCTGTGCCCGATGAACGCCATCGAAGTGGTCGACGCCGAAACCGGCGCCGAGGTGGTGCCCACGCACTGA
- a CDS encoding ArsR/SmtB family transcription factor, translating to MQSAVVAEDKIFQALADPSRRAIFESLTRGEAAVKDLTARFDISQPAVSQHLATLKEAGLVNGRREGRCVYYRVEPRGLKPLIDWIAHYRAFWTEHVDRLEELLKKMDE from the coding sequence ATGCAGAGCGCGGTCGTGGCCGAGGACAAGATCTTCCAGGCGCTGGCGGACCCCAGCCGCCGGGCGATCTTCGAGTCGCTCACGCGTGGCGAAGCGGCGGTGAAGGACCTCACGGCGCGCTTCGACATCTCGCAGCCGGCGGTCTCTCAGCACCTCGCCACCTTGAAAGAAGCCGGCCTGGTGAATGGCCGGCGCGAGGGGCGCTGCGTCTACTACCGGGTGGAGCCGCGCGGCCTGAAGCCGCTCATCGACTGGATTGCGCACTACCGCGCCTTCTGGACGGAGCACGTCGATCGCCTCGAAGAACTGCTGAAGAAAATGGACGAATGA